The following are encoded in a window of Sutcliffiella horikoshii genomic DNA:
- a CDS encoding KH domain-containing protein → MTDLIQTIVTSLVDHPENVVVTEKETGNVLTYQLTVHQDDLGKVIGKQGRIAKAIRTVLFAAASHENKRVQLEIME, encoded by the coding sequence ATGACAGATCTAATCCAAACAATTGTGACGTCGTTAGTAGATCATCCAGAAAATGTAGTGGTTACGGAAAAAGAAACAGGTAATGTTCTTACGTACCAACTTACTGTGCATCAAGATGATTTAGGGAAAGTGATTGGCAAGCAGGGTAGAATTGCAAAAGCAATCCGGACAGTTTTGTTCGCTGCTGCTTCTCACGAGAATAAACGAGTACAATTAGAGATTATGGAGTAG
- the rimM gene encoding ribosome maturation factor RimM (Essential for efficient processing of 16S rRNA), whose protein sequence is MSKWFNVGKLVNTHGIKGEVRVVSRTDFPDERYKKGNLLYLFLPNEKEPVEVKVASRRVHKSFDLLTFEGFHNVNEVEKFKGAIVKVPEDQLGELEEGEYYFHEIVGCKVILQETMEEIGTVKEVLTPGANDVWVIQAKKGKDILIPYIDQVVKKVDVQEKTIIIEPLEGLF, encoded by the coding sequence ATGTCAAAATGGTTCAATGTAGGTAAGCTTGTTAATACGCATGGGATAAAAGGTGAGGTGCGTGTGGTTTCCAGAACGGATTTTCCGGATGAACGTTATAAAAAGGGAAATCTTCTATACTTATTCTTGCCAAATGAAAAAGAACCTGTAGAAGTTAAGGTGGCATCTAGAAGGGTACATAAATCCTTCGATCTTCTTACATTCGAAGGATTCCATAATGTAAACGAAGTGGAAAAGTTCAAAGGTGCCATTGTCAAGGTTCCGGAAGATCAACTAGGGGAGCTGGAAGAAGGGGAATATTATTTTCACGAAATCGTTGGGTGTAAAGTCATCCTTCAGGAAACAATGGAGGAGATAGGCACTGTTAAGGAAGTACTGACACCGGGAGCAAATGATGTCTGGGTCATACAGGCAAAGAAAGGGAAGGATATCTTGATCCCTTATATCGATCAAGTAGTAAAGAAAGTGGACGTGCAGGAAAAAACAATCATTATAGAGCCATTAGAAGGATTGTTTTAA
- the trmD gene encoding tRNA (guanosine(37)-N1)-methyltransferase TrmD, producing the protein MKIDILSIFPEMFTGVLGSSILSKAAEKGAVQYSVTDFREFADNKHKTVDDYPYGGGAGMVLKAQPIFDAVSSLTEENQTGNKPRVILMCPQGERYTQKKAEELAQEEHLIFICGHYEGYDERIREHVVTDEISIGDYVLTGGELASMVIVDSVVRLLPDVLGKAASHEQDSFSTGLLEHPHYTRPADFRGMKVPDVLLSGNHAHIEKWRTKESIRRTWNRRPDLFDEYPLTDQQRAWLEEIKKED; encoded by the coding sequence ATGAAGATTGATATTCTTTCCATTTTTCCGGAGATGTTTACAGGTGTTCTTGGATCTTCCATTCTGAGCAAAGCTGCGGAGAAAGGTGCCGTTCAATACAGTGTGACCGATTTCAGAGAGTTCGCGGACAATAAACATAAGACAGTCGATGACTACCCTTATGGAGGCGGAGCTGGAATGGTTCTCAAAGCCCAGCCGATATTTGATGCAGTATCATCTCTTACAGAGGAAAACCAAACTGGTAATAAACCGAGAGTTATTCTGATGTGTCCCCAGGGAGAGCGGTATACGCAAAAGAAAGCAGAAGAACTGGCACAAGAAGAGCACTTGATATTCATCTGCGGTCATTATGAAGGCTATGACGAACGAATAAGAGAACATGTGGTTACAGATGAGATTTCCATTGGCGACTATGTTCTTACCGGCGGGGAACTTGCTTCAATGGTTATTGTAGACAGTGTAGTGCGTTTACTTCCAGATGTATTAGGAAAAGCGGCTTCCCATGAACAGGACAGCTTTAGTACCGGACTCCTTGAGCATCCCCATTATACGAGACCGGCTGATTTTCGTGGCATGAAAGTGCCAGACGTACTTCTTTCAGGAAATCATGCACATATTGAAAAATGGCGGACAAAAGAGTCCATCAGAAGAACTTGGAATAGAAGACCTGACTTATTTGATGAATATCCACTTACAGATCAACAACGAGCATGGCTCGAAGAAATAAAAAAAGAGGACTAG
- the rplS gene encoding 50S ribosomal protein L19, with amino-acid sequence MQKLIQDITQEQLKTDLPSFRPGDTVRVNVKVVEGTRERIQVYEGVVIKRRGGGISETFTVRKISYGVGVERAFPLHSPKIEGIDVVRRGKVRRAKLYYLRALRGKKARIKEIR; translated from the coding sequence ATGCAAAAATTAATTCAAGATATTACTCAAGAGCAGTTGAAAACTGATCTTCCTTCTTTCCGTCCTGGTGACACTGTACGTGTTAACGTTAAGGTTGTAGAGGGAACGCGTGAGCGTATTCAGGTGTATGAAGGAGTAGTAATCAAGCGTCGTGGCGGCGGAATCAGCGAAACTTTCACAGTTCGTAAGATCTCTTACGGAGTTGGAGTTGAGCGTGCATTCCCACTTCATTCCCCTAAAATTGAGGGAATTGATGTAGTTCGTCGTGGTAAAGTACGTCGTGCGAAACTTTACTACCTACGTGCATTACGTGGTAAAAAAGCGCGTATCAAAGAGATTCGATAA
- the lepB gene encoding signal peptidase I, translating to MARSKNELWEWVKALAIAVILAAAIRYFFFAPIVVDGDSMMPTLHNQDRMIVNKIGYKVGEPERFDIVVFHATEDKDYIKRVIGLPGDEVEYRDDVLYINGQAYDEPYLDSYKAQYPDGPLTEDFTLEEKTGLKKVPKGHLFVMGDNRRFSKDGRHIGTVPQEEVLGKTNIVYWPLPDLRMVK from the coding sequence ATGGCACGTTCTAAAAATGAGCTATGGGAATGGGTAAAGGCCTTAGCTATCGCAGTAATTCTTGCAGCAGCAATACGCTATTTCTTTTTTGCACCGATTGTGGTAGATGGTGATTCCATGATGCCCACTCTGCATAATCAAGATAGAATGATCGTGAACAAGATCGGATATAAAGTTGGCGAACCGGAACGATTTGACATCGTTGTGTTCCATGCAACAGAAGATAAGGACTATATCAAGCGTGTCATCGGTCTGCCGGGCGACGAAGTGGAATACCGGGATGATGTTCTGTATATTAATGGACAAGCTTACGATGAGCCATATTTAGACAGTTATAAGGCTCAGTATCCTGATGGTCCATTAACGGAAGATTTCACATTGGAAGAAAAGACAGGCCTAAAAAAGGTGCCAAAAGGTCATCTCTTTGTAATGGGAGATAACCGGAGATTCAGTAAGGATGGCCGTCATATCGGAACTGTTCCACAAGAAGAAGTATTAGGCAAAACCAATATCGTCTACTGGCCGCTACCAGACTTAAGAATGGTAAAGTAG